In Paenibacillus ihbetae, the following are encoded in one genomic region:
- the metA gene encoding homoserine O-acetyltransferase MetA — protein sequence MPIKIPDALPAKEVLAGENIFVMDESHAFHQDIRPLRIAILNLMPTKETTETQLLRLIGNSPLQVDVVLLHPSSHVSKNTSAEHLKSFYKTFEQVKNRRFDGMIITGAPVEQLEFEEVNYWEELTEIFEWSKTHVTSTMHICWASQAGLYYHYGVPKYSLEEKCFGVFSHTVSEPCTKLLRGFDDMFFVPHSRHTEVRREDIAGIDDLVILSESEEAGIYLVASRDGKQIFATGHSEYDPDSLKWEYDRDIAKGLDIALPRNYYPNDDPTRNPPSIWRAHANLLFTNWLNYYVYQETPYDIGPQI from the coding sequence GTGCCTATTAAGATCCCTGATGCCCTGCCGGCCAAAGAAGTGCTGGCGGGAGAGAACATTTTTGTTATGGATGAAAGTCATGCCTTTCACCAGGATATCCGCCCGCTGCGGATTGCGATTCTGAATCTTATGCCGACGAAGGAAACGACGGAGACCCAGCTGCTCCGGCTGATCGGGAACTCGCCGCTCCAGGTTGATGTTGTCCTGCTGCACCCAAGCTCCCATGTATCGAAGAACACGTCGGCTGAGCATTTAAAGTCGTTCTACAAAACGTTCGAGCAAGTGAAGAATCGCCGCTTTGACGGCATGATTATCACCGGTGCTCCGGTGGAGCAGCTCGAATTCGAAGAGGTCAATTATTGGGAGGAGCTCACCGAAATTTTCGAATGGAGCAAGACGCATGTGACCTCGACCATGCATATTTGCTGGGCATCCCAGGCCGGCTTGTACTACCATTACGGCGTGCCGAAATACAGCTTGGAAGAGAAGTGCTTCGGCGTGTTTTCCCATACGGTCAGCGAGCCCTGTACCAAGCTGCTTCGCGGCTTCGACGACATGTTCTTCGTTCCGCATTCCCGCCACACCGAGGTCCGGCGCGAGGACATTGCGGGCATCGATGACCTGGTCATTCTGTCGGAGTCCGAGGAGGCAGGCATCTACCTGGTAGCAAGCAGGGACGGCAAGCAAATATTCGCCACCGGTCACTCGGAATATGATCCGGATTCCCTGAAATGGGAATATGACCGGGATATCGCGAAGGGATTGGATATTGCGCTGCCGCGCAATTATTATCCGAATGATGATCCGACCCGCAATCCTCCTTCGATCTGGCGGGCCCATGCTAACTTATTGTTTACGAATTGGCTCAATTACTATGTATATCAAGAAACTCCATATGATATCGGTCCACAAATATAG
- a CDS encoding putative sporulation protein YtxC produces MELFSISVSARTEDEKRAFHRILSDKQKELHKQCKQLKFTFSASDDRVIWTCSGKLPLSSWTVSAETLRRQVSEAVTAYILEEKEQEIAARLMFSEFEFDDEEEADRILQWFLMLLTKEEGPSGDFWRSRRRKLSDGIYQCLLESPELNLDGFMIFRLQGYEEELREMAEYAVDEFMLDQQYEEFVSLLKYFVYFQEPKMPLVHVIHKGDEDFLLLDGNLRPLERPREEGLVMERLDQEMEIEDMVVSTLISVSPARMIIHTRQPELPVIVTLAHIFDNRAEVCCSCPECSALLGSGRMMT; encoded by the coding sequence ATGGAACTGTTCAGCATTTCTGTCAGTGCACGGACCGAAGACGAGAAAAGAGCGTTTCACCGTATATTGTCAGACAAGCAGAAGGAGTTACATAAACAATGCAAGCAGCTGAAATTCACGTTCAGCGCTTCCGATGACCGCGTCATTTGGACTTGCTCCGGCAAGCTTCCGCTGTCATCCTGGACAGTCTCTGCCGAAACCCTTCGGCGTCAAGTCTCCGAAGCCGTCACGGCTTATATTCTCGAGGAGAAGGAGCAGGAGATTGCTGCACGGTTAATGTTCTCGGAATTCGAGTTTGACGATGAGGAAGAGGCCGATCGGATTCTGCAATGGTTTCTTATGCTGTTGACCAAGGAAGAAGGTCCTTCGGGCGACTTCTGGCGGAGCCGCAGGCGAAAGCTGTCCGATGGCATTTATCAATGCCTGCTCGAGAGCCCGGAGCTGAATTTGGACGGGTTCATGATCTTCCGGCTTCAGGGATATGAAGAGGAGCTCCGCGAGATGGCAGAGTATGCCGTTGATGAATTTATGCTGGATCAGCAGTACGAGGAATTTGTGAGCCTGCTGAAATATTTTGTTTATTTTCAAGAGCCTAAAATGCCGCTGGTCCATGTTATTCATAAGGGGGACGAGGATTTTCTCCTGCTGGACGGCAATTTAAGGCCGCTTGAGCGCCCCCGGGAGGAGGGGCTTGTGATGGAGCGGCTGGATCAGGAGATGGAGATCGAGGATATGGTCGTCAGCACGCTGATTTCCGTATCTCCTGCCCGGATGATCATTCATACAAGGCAGCCGGAACTTCCGGTTATCGTGACCCTTGCCCATATCTTTGATAATCGCGCCGAGGTATGCTGCAGCTGTCCGGAATGCAGTGCGCTTCTCGGGAGCGGCCGGATGATGACTTGA
- the corA gene encoding magnesium/cobalt transporter CorA — protein MKIRLVDAGVFTPVDDIQMTLTPPASGFYWLDADVDDLAELQPLFSLHDLAVEDCLSEEEQRPKIEIYENHYFIVVNSIRFDDEEIFLRALNIFLGRHFIITVTKQKIHELRTVKPLLWEDEVSTPDRFLYLLIDLVTDNYFSVGDRIEARIEKLEEDILIHTKKTHLSEIIGLRSEILWLKKVLGPQKEVINTLNKKDLRLIDDQLQKYFSDIYENAVKISETFETYRDLMGNLREAYQSSIANRANEIMRVFTAITTIFIPLTLITGIYGMNFDNMPELHWEYSYYVVIGVMVFAGLLMFYLFRKKDWI, from the coding sequence ATGAAAATCCGGTTGGTTGATGCGGGTGTATTTACCCCTGTTGATGATATCCAGATGACGCTGACGCCACCGGCCAGCGGCTTTTACTGGCTGGATGCGGATGTCGATGATTTAGCCGAGCTGCAGCCGCTCTTCTCCCTGCATGATCTTGCGGTGGAGGACTGCCTGAGCGAAGAGGAGCAGCGTCCGAAGATCGAAATATATGAAAACCATTATTTTATCGTTGTAAACAGCATTCGTTTTGATGATGAGGAAATTTTCCTCCGTGCCCTGAATATTTTCCTGGGCAGACATTTCATTATCACCGTGACGAAACAGAAAATTCACGAGCTGCGTACCGTCAAGCCCCTGCTATGGGAAGACGAGGTCAGCACGCCCGACCGGTTCCTCTACCTGCTGATCGACTTGGTTACGGACAATTACTTTTCGGTCGGCGACCGGATCGAAGCCCGGATTGAGAAGCTAGAGGAAGACATTCTTATTCATACCAAGAAGACGCATCTCAGCGAAATTATCGGCCTGCGAAGCGAGATCCTGTGGCTGAAGAAGGTGCTGGGACCGCAGAAGGAAGTTATCAATACGCTTAACAAAAAGGATCTTCGGCTGATCGACGACCAGCTGCAGAAATATTTCAGCGATATTTATGAGAATGCCGTGAAAATTTCGGAAACGTTCGAAACCTACCGCGATTTGATGGGCAACCTGCGGGAAGCGTATCAGTCTAGCATTGCGAATCGTGCCAACGAAATCATGCGTGTTTTTACCGCCATTACGACCATCTTCATCCCGCTGACGCTGATCACAGGCATCTACGGGATGAACTTCGACAATATGCCGGAACTGCATTGGGAATATTCGTATTACGTTGTGATCGGCGTCATGGTATTTGCCGGCCTGCTGATGTTTTATCTGTTCCGGAAAAAGGACTGGATTTAA
- the thrS gene encoding threonine--tRNA ligase, with amino-acid sequence MAISIKLPDGSVREYEAGSSIEDVAASISSGLKKNAVAGKQNGILVDLSTPLEDGALIEIVTQDSAEGLEVIRHSTAHLLAQATKRLFGAKEVKLGVGPVIEDGFYYDMDLEEPLNPEDLQKIEKEMERITQENLPIVRKEVSRAEALRIFGELGDPYKLELINALPEDSVITIYEQGEFFDLCRGPHVPSTGKIKVFKLMSVAGAYWRGDSKNKMLQRVYGTAFVKKAQLDEHLHLLEEAKKRDHRKLGKELEMFTFSQLVGQGLPIWLPNGAKLRRTLERYIVDMEERLGYQHVYTPVLGNVELYKTSGHWDHYQEDMFPTMAMDNEELVLRPMNCPHHMMVYKSGMHSYRDLPIRVAELGMMHRYEMSGALTGLHRVRAMTLNDSHIFCRPDQIKDEFARVIQLIMTVYKDFGIRDYRFRLSYRDPQDTEKYYQDDEMWEMSQRMLREVVEGLDMPFYEAEGEAAFYGPKLDVQIKTALGKEETLSTVQLDFLLPERFELEYVGDDGQKHRPVVIHRGIISTMERFTAFLLENFAGALPLWLSPVQVKVIPVSGAFEDYAKEVAEKLQQAGISVEADLRNEKLGYKIREAQLEKIPYMFIVGENEKNAGAVSVRKRGEGDIGAQPLGEIISKLREEIDTRLV; translated from the coding sequence GTGGCTATCAGTATCAAATTACCTGACGGCTCCGTCCGCGAGTATGAAGCGGGAAGCAGCATTGAGGATGTTGCCGCTTCGATCAGCAGCGGGCTGAAGAAAAATGCCGTCGCAGGCAAACAGAACGGGATTTTGGTGGATTTATCGACACCGCTTGAGGACGGAGCATTGATTGAAATCGTTACCCAAGATTCCGCCGAAGGACTGGAGGTTATCCGCCACAGCACCGCACACCTGCTGGCCCAGGCTACGAAGCGCCTGTTTGGCGCGAAGGAAGTCAAGCTTGGCGTGGGGCCTGTGATCGAGGACGGCTTCTACTACGATATGGATCTTGAGGAGCCGCTGAATCCGGAGGACCTGCAGAAGATTGAGAAGGAAATGGAGCGCATCACCCAGGAGAACCTTCCGATCGTTCGCAAGGAGGTCAGCCGTGCGGAAGCGCTGAGAATCTTCGGTGAGCTGGGCGACCCGTACAAGCTCGAGCTGATCAATGCTCTGCCGGAGGACAGCGTAATCACCATTTACGAGCAGGGCGAGTTCTTCGATCTTTGCCGCGGGCCGCACGTTCCGTCTACCGGCAAGATCAAGGTGTTCAAGCTGATGAGCGTTGCAGGTGCTTACTGGCGCGGAGACAGCAAGAATAAAATGCTGCAGCGCGTGTACGGAACGGCTTTCGTGAAGAAAGCGCAGCTCGATGAGCATCTGCATCTGCTGGAGGAAGCCAAGAAGCGCGATCATCGCAAGCTGGGCAAGGAGCTGGAGATGTTTACCTTCTCCCAGCTTGTCGGACAGGGACTGCCGATTTGGCTTCCGAACGGAGCCAAGCTCCGCCGGACGCTGGAGCGTTACATCGTCGACATGGAGGAGCGTCTTGGATATCAGCATGTCTACACGCCGGTCCTCGGTAACGTGGAGCTGTACAAAACGTCCGGGCACTGGGACCACTATCAGGAGGATATGTTCCCGACAATGGCTATGGACAACGAGGAGCTCGTGCTTCGTCCGATGAACTGTCCGCACCATATGATGGTATACAAGAGCGGAATGCACAGCTATCGGGATTTGCCGATCCGCGTGGCGGAGCTGGGCATGATGCACCGGTACGAAATGTCGGGAGCGCTGACCGGCCTTCACCGCGTACGGGCCATGACGCTGAACGATTCCCACATCTTCTGCCGTCCGGACCAGATCAAGGACGAATTCGCACGCGTCATTCAGCTGATCATGACGGTATACAAGGACTTCGGCATCAGGGACTACCGCTTCCGCCTGTCCTACCGGGATCCGCAGGATACGGAAAAATACTATCAGGACGACGAAATGTGGGAAATGTCCCAGCGCATGCTGCGCGAGGTTGTCGAGGGCCTGGATATGCCGTTCTACGAAGCGGAAGGCGAAGCCGCCTTCTACGGTCCGAAGCTTGATGTCCAGATCAAGACGGCGCTTGGCAAGGAAGAGACGCTGTCCACGGTACAGCTGGACTTCCTGCTTCCGGAGCGCTTCGAGCTGGAATACGTAGGCGACGACGGCCAGAAGCATCGACCTGTCGTGATCCATCGCGGCATTATCAGCACCATGGAGCGCTTCACCGCTTTCCTGCTGGAGAATTTCGCGGGTGCGCTGCCGCTGTGGCTGTCCCCGGTACAGGTGAAGGTCATTCCGGTATCCGGCGCGTTCGAGGACTATGCGAAGGAAGTGGCCGAGAAGCTGCAGCAGGCCGGCATTTCCGTCGAAGCGGACCTCCGCAACGAGAAGCTCGGCTACAAAATCCGCGAAGCGCAGCTGGAGAAAATCCCTTACATGTTCATTGTGGGCGAAAACGAGAAAAATGCGGGTGCCGTTTCCGTCCGCAAGCGGGGCGAAGGGGACATCGGCGCCCAGCCGCTCGGCGAAATCATCTCGAAGCTTCGTGAAGAGATCGACACGCGCCTCGTCTAA
- the mqnC gene encoding cyclic dehypoxanthinyl futalosine synthase: protein MSAVNRILDKALRGERLNLEDTVTLFESDEVEKIGHAANVMTKRLHPDPITTFVIGRNINYTNVCDVYCRFCAFYRRPGSSEGYVLPDETIFQKIQETEDVNGTEILMQGGTNPDLPFSYYTDLLRNIKKRFPNITMHSFSPAEIMKMVEVSGLSLEEVVRELRDAGLDSLPGGGAEILDDRIRKKVSRLKGSWRQWMDVMQTAHRLGMNTTATMVIGLGETMEERALHLLRVRDAQDECIQNGWNSKGFLAFIPFTFQPDNTNLKRERETPEAYLKTVAIGRLAIDNVPNLQSSWVTMGPEIGKLSLSYGCNDFGSTMMEENVVSSAGAVYKVNIESILKLIRETGNIPAQRNTRYEILRVFEDNSSVERDFVMQN from the coding sequence ATGAGTGCGGTAAACCGTATTTTGGATAAAGCTTTACGCGGTGAAAGACTAAACCTCGAGGATACTGTTACGCTGTTTGAAAGCGATGAGGTGGAGAAAATAGGGCATGCGGCGAATGTGATGACCAAGCGTCTGCACCCAGACCCGATCACGACATTTGTCATCGGCCGGAACATCAACTATACGAACGTCTGCGACGTATACTGCCGCTTTTGTGCTTTTTACCGGAGACCGGGCTCGTCTGAAGGATACGTGCTGCCGGACGAGACGATCTTTCAGAAGATTCAGGAGACCGAGGACGTTAACGGAACCGAGATCCTGATGCAGGGGGGGACCAATCCGGATCTGCCATTCAGCTATTACACGGATCTTCTGCGCAACATCAAGAAGCGGTTCCCGAATATTACGATGCACTCCTTCTCGCCTGCGGAGATCATGAAGATGGTCGAGGTGTCGGGCTTGTCGCTGGAGGAGGTCGTACGCGAGCTCCGCGATGCCGGACTGGACTCGCTTCCCGGCGGCGGCGCCGAAATTCTGGATGACCGGATCCGGAAGAAGGTCAGCCGCTTGAAGGGCTCCTGGCGCCAATGGATGGATGTCATGCAGACGGCTCACCGGCTCGGCATGAACACGACGGCCACGATGGTCATCGGTCTCGGCGAGACGATGGAAGAGCGGGCGCTGCATTTGCTGCGCGTGCGGGATGCGCAGGATGAGTGCATTCAGAACGGCTGGAATTCCAAGGGCTTCCTTGCTTTTATTCCATTTACCTTCCAGCCTGACAACACGAACCTGAAGCGTGAGCGGGAGACGCCGGAGGCTTACTTGAAGACCGTTGCGATCGGCCGCCTCGCCATCGATAATGTGCCGAACCTGCAGTCCTCCTGGGTAACGATGGGACCGGAGATCGGCAAGCTGTCGCTTAGCTACGGCTGCAACGATTTCGGCAGCACGATGATGGAGGAGAACGTGGTTTCCTCTGCAGGTGCCGTGTACAAGGTTAACATCGAGTCGATTCTGAAGCTGATCCGCGAGACCGGCAATATTCCGGCCCAGCGGAACACCCGCTACGAAATCCTCCGCGTGTTTGAGGACAACAGCAGCGTAGAGCGCGATTTCGTCATGCAGAACTAA
- a CDS encoding PLP-dependent transferase, which yields MERKPLNIESRLAQIGSVNEPVTGAVTFPIYQATAYRHPKLGQSTGFDYIRTKNPTRQVLEESIAELESGDAGFACSSGMAALQTIFAMFSQGDHLIVSLDLYGGTYRLLDRIMSKFGVSATYVDTNDLDALEQSRKPNTRAVFIETPTNPLMMITDIEAVCTWARHHGLITIVDNTLLTPYFQRPIELGADIVIHSATKYLGGHNDVLAGLIVTKGRELSEEIAFLHNSIGAVLSPSDSYQLMRGMKTLALRMDRHQSNATAVARFLTTHPAIAEVFYPALPEHPGYEIQNRQSSGNTGIFSFKVKDARYVEPVLRHIKLIAFAESLGGVESLMTYPAVQTHADIPVEIREAVGVDDRLLRFSVGIEHADDLIADLDAALNAAVAEVEGGVRG from the coding sequence ATGGAGAGAAAACCGCTGAATATCGAGAGCCGGCTGGCGCAAATCGGATCGGTGAATGAGCCGGTGACCGGAGCCGTGACGTTCCCGATCTATCAGGCCACCGCATACCGTCATCCGAAGCTTGGGCAAAGCACGGGCTTTGATTATATCCGCACGAAAAATCCGACCCGGCAAGTGCTGGAGGAATCGATCGCCGAACTGGAGTCCGGCGACGCGGGCTTTGCCTGCAGCTCGGGCATGGCGGCCTTGCAGACGATATTTGCCATGTTCAGCCAAGGCGATCACCTGATCGTATCGCTGGATCTCTATGGCGGAACCTATCGGCTGCTGGACCGAATCATGTCCAAGTTCGGCGTGAGCGCAACGTATGTCGACACGAATGACCTGGACGCGCTGGAGCAATCCCGCAAGCCGAATACGAGGGCGGTGTTTATCGAGACGCCGACCAACCCGCTGATGATGATCACGGATATTGAAGCGGTCTGTACATGGGCCAGACATCATGGTCTGATCACGATTGTGGACAACACGCTGCTGACGCCCTACTTCCAGCGTCCGATCGAGCTTGGAGCGGATATCGTCATACATAGCGCCACCAAGTATTTGGGCGGCCATAATGACGTGCTGGCCGGGCTTATCGTTACGAAAGGCAGGGAGCTGTCCGAAGAAATCGCCTTTTTGCACAATTCCATCGGCGCGGTGCTAAGCCCATCCGATTCCTATCAGCTGATGAGGGGCATGAAGACGCTGGCGCTCCGCATGGACCGGCACCAAAGCAACGCGACTGCAGTCGCCCGCTTTCTGACAACCCATCCGGCGATCGCGGAGGTGTTCTACCCTGCGCTGCCTGAGCACCCGGGCTATGAGATTCAGAACCGGCAGTCCAGCGGAAATACCGGCATCTTCTCCTTCAAAGTGAAAGATGCCCGTTACGTAGAGCCCGTACTGCGACATATCAAGCTGATAGCCTTCGCCGAAAGCCTCGGCGGCGTCGAATCGCTCATGACCTATCCGGCGGTGCAGACGCATGCGGATATTCCGGTGGAGATTCGCGAGGCCGTCGGGGTAGATGACCGGCTGCTGCGTTTCTCGGTCGGCATCGAGCATGCGGATGATCTGATCGCTGATTTGGATGCGGCCTTGAACGCGGCCGTGGCCGAAGTGGAAGGAGGCGTACGGGGATGA
- a CDS encoding trans-sulfuration enzyme family protein: MSIDKAARIGEKGRTHSGPKGRDADPLRFETKLLHFGGEIDRATGASSVPIYQASTFHHEDIYQPPLHDYSRSGNPTRQALEDYIALLEGGVRGFAYASGMAAISSSFMLLSAGDHMIVTEDVYGGTYRLLTSILNRMGIESTFVDMTDLEQVKAALKPNTKAVYMETPSNPTLNITDIGAVTDWAKEHDLLTLLDNTFMTPYYQRPIEFGVDIVIHSATKFLGGHSDVLAGLAVARTEELAGRLKQLQNGLGTVLGVQDSWLLMRGMKTLGARMAHSEESAAKLAAWLQGRSDIERVYYPGLLNHPGREIHEKQSSGYGAVISFDVGSGERAKQVLNQVKLPLVAVSLGAVESILSYPAMMSHAAMGEQVRHERGITDGLLRFSVGLEDVDDLIADLDQALAGSR; this comes from the coding sequence ATGAGCATCGACAAAGCTGCGCGCATTGGCGAGAAGGGGCGGACGCATTCCGGACCGAAAGGACGGGATGCGGACCCGCTCCGCTTCGAGACAAAGCTGCTTCATTTCGGCGGGGAGATCGACCGGGCGACCGGGGCATCCAGTGTGCCGATCTATCAGGCATCGACCTTTCACCACGAGGATATCTACCAGCCTCCGCTTCATGATTACAGCCGATCCGGCAACCCGACCCGCCAAGCGCTCGAGGATTATATCGCATTGCTTGAAGGCGGTGTTCGGGGGTTCGCGTACGCTTCCGGCATGGCCGCGATATCCAGCTCGTTCATGCTGCTGTCGGCAGGCGATCATATGATCGTTACGGAGGACGTGTATGGAGGAACCTATCGGCTGTTAACCAGCATCCTGAACCGGATGGGCATTGAAAGCACCTTCGTGGACATGACCGATCTTGAACAGGTGAAGGCGGCCCTTAAGCCGAACACGAAGGCGGTCTATATGGAGACGCCGTCCAATCCGACGCTGAACATTACGGATATCGGAGCAGTGACCGATTGGGCGAAGGAGCATGATCTGCTTACGCTTCTTGATAATACCTTTATGACCCCGTACTATCAGCGGCCGATCGAATTCGGCGTTGACATCGTCATTCACAGCGCCACCAAATTTCTGGGGGGACACAGCGACGTTCTCGCAGGCCTCGCGGTTGCCAGAACGGAAGAGCTGGCCGGGCGGCTGAAGCAGCTCCAGAACGGGCTTGGCACGGTGCTTGGCGTTCAGGATTCATGGCTGCTCATGCGGGGGATGAAGACGCTAGGCGCGCGGATGGCTCATTCCGAAGAGAGTGCAGCCAAGCTGGCGGCATGGCTGCAAGGAAGAAGCGATATCGAGCGCGTCTACTATCCGGGTCTCTTGAATCATCCGGGGCGCGAGATTCACGAGAAGCAATCGAGCGGCTATGGGGCGGTCATCTCGTTTGACGTCGGTTCCGGGGAGCGGGCGAAGCAGGTGCTGAACCAAGTGAAGCTGCCGCTGGTGGCGGTCAGCCTGGGAGCGGTGGAGAGCATTCTGTCCTATCCGGCCATGATGTCCCATGCGGCGATGGGCGAGCAGGTTCGTCACGAACGGGGCATTACGGACGGGCTGCTGCGTTTCTCCGTCGGACTTGAGGATGTGGATGATCTAATTGCCGACCTGGATCAGGCACTTGCCGGCAGCCGCTAA